A region of the Oncorhynchus clarkii lewisi isolate Uvic-CL-2024 chromosome 4, UVic_Ocla_1.0, whole genome shotgun sequence genome:
gtagtgtggtggatgggactaccagctctctgtaacctagaggacaaccagtgggtccatctcctctataccacccacctggtagtgtggtggatgggactaccagctctctgtaacctagaggacaaccagtgggtccatctcctctataccacccacctggtagtgtggtggatgggactcccagctctctgtaacctagagggcaaccagtgagtccatctcctctataccacccacctggtagtgtggtggatgggactcccagctctctgtaacctagagggtaaccaggtggtccgtctcctctataccacccacctggtagtgtggtggatgggactcccagctctctgtaacctagagagtaaccagtgggtccatctcctctataccacccacctggtagtgtggtggatgggactcacagctctctgtaacctagagggtaaccaggtggtccgtctcctctataccacccacctggtagtgtggtggatgggactcccagctctctgtaacctagagggtaaccaggtggtccgtctcctctataccacccacctggtagtgtggtggatgggactcccagctctctgtaacctagagggtaaccagtgggtccatctcctctataccacccacctggtagtgtggtggatgggactcacagctctctgtaacctagagggtaaccaggtggtccgtctcctctataccacccacctggtagtgtggtggatgggactcccagctctctgtaacctagagggtaaccaggtggtccgtctcctctataccacccacctggtagtgtggtggatgggactaccagctctctgtaacctagagggtaaccaggtggtccgtctcctctataccaggtttcttgtaggatgataATCAATGTATTTCCGattttctttgatgaagtccaggttcctgctctttaggccaaaggcagatgacctcaggccttggatattccaggatgagatagtgaaggctttgtgttccataaaatgttgtttgttctctcttgctctcgGTGACTGGGTCCAGCTGGAGCACTcagcagacagacacaggaaGGCAGCAccgtcagcagagagagagagagagtgtgtttcaaTAACCTACAGAGAAGGGTGGGAGTTTGTGTTCTCACTGGGATGTTTTTCCTACTCGTCACAGTCACACACGGTTTtaaagaagggctatataaatacattggatttgaccCAGTGTGTTCTACCAACAAGCTACAAACTAAACAGATTGTAATCTAGCAAACGAGTACAATTTGAGGTTAATTTGAGTAAAGCCACAGCAACAACGTTCTGAAGAAGGTGTTATTAACCAATAGGGCTTTAGTCAACAGTAAtgtactaaacagagaacatggtCCTTAGTTACATCCATTACCATCAGAGATGGACACCATGATCAATACAATacactgtgtgtttgttgtgtctgGCCATAAGGGAGTCTCAGCacgtctgatctctctctctctctactgttttgCTTTTTTCAGCAGGCAGTGGGCAGGTGACACTGGGGGGGAGGGGCAGGTGACGGGGGGGGGCAGGTGACacggggggagggagaggcaggtgacacggggggagggagaggcaggtgacacggggggggggggcaggtgacGGGGGGAGAGGCAGGtgacgggggggggggagggagaggcaggtgacacgggggggagggagaggcaggtgaCACGGGGGGGGGCAGgtgacacggggggggggggggggggcaggtgacAGACCTTCTTCAGTATGGTTCTCTTGTATATCGTGTCACTTCCTTCCAGAATCCTGTATCCTGATGATTGGaagtctctttctccccccactaCAGGTGAAGAAGCGTCAGCAAGCTGTGGTGGGGTTCCTGGAGTCCAACCGGATCTCCTTCCAGGAGGTGGACATCACCAATGTGGAGGAGAGAAGGCTGTGGATGTACCAACACATCCCCCCGGAGAAACACCCAGACAAGGGCAACCCGCTTCCCCCACAGATCTTCAATGGAGACTGCTACTGTGGGGTAAGAGATAGATACCGTAGTGATCCtcaataaccctaacccaggagAAACACCCAGACAAGGGCAACTCGCTGCACCCACAGATCTTCAACGGAGACCGCTACTGTGGGgtaagatggatggatggatttctGTCCAATTCCCTGCCAAAACACAAGAACTGGTCCTGAACCCAAACAAAGCCACATTTTAGCATATAGCCTGTGTTAGTTGTTCAAATGTTAGCATGTAGCCTGAATGGTCAGTTGGTGAACGAGCTAGCTAACGTCAGCCGTCCTGTGCCTAGTGATGAATGAGCGAGTGAGCTAGCTAGCGATGCTAACGTCAGCCGTCCTGTGGCCTGTGCTTAGTGATGAATGAGCGAGCTAGCTAGCGGTGCTAACGTCAGCCGTCCTGTGGCCTGTGCTTAGTGATGAATGAGCGAGCTAGCTAGCGATGCTAACGTCAGCCGTCCTGTGGCCTGTGCTTAGTGATGAATGAGCGAGCGAGCTAGCTAGCGATGCTAACGTCAGCCGTCCTGTGGCCTGTGCTTAGTGATGAATGAGCGAGCTAGCTAGCGGTGCTAACGTCAGCCGTCCTGTGCCCTGTGCTGAGTGATGAATGAGCGAGCTAGCTAGCGGTGCTAACGTCAGCCGTCCTGTGCCCTGTGCTTAGTGATGAATGAGCGAGCGAGCTAGCTAGCGGTGCTAACATCAGCCGTCCTGTGCCCTGTGCTGAGTGATGAATgagcgagctagctagctagctagctagcggtgCTAACATCAGCCGTCCTGTGCCCTGTGCTTAGTGATGAATGAGCGAGCGAGCTAGCTAGCGGTGCTAACATCAGCCGTCCTGTGCCCTGTGCTTAGTGATGAATGAGCGAGCGAGCTAGCTAGCGGTGCTAACGTCAGCCGTCCTGTGCCCTGTGCTGAGTGATGAATgagcgagctagctagctagctagcggtgCTAACGTCAGCCGTCCTGTGCCCTGTGCTGAGTCAGGCATATTGCTGGGTAACCCCTGCGGCGTAATCCTGTTGCTCCGTGGGGCAGATTATCAAGGGtggcatcccaaattgcaccctattccctttatagtgcactacctttggccagagccctatgggggaaaaggcaccctattccctttatagtgcactacttttgaccagagccctatgggggaaaaggcaccctattccctttatagtgcactacttttgaccagagctctatgggggaaaaggcaccctattcccttttatagtgcactacttttgaccagagctccatgggggaaaaggcaccctattccctttatagtgcactacctttggccagagccctatgggggaaaaggcaccctattccctttatagtgcactacctttggccAGAGCCCACAGGGAATGTGTGTACGAGCAAGGAACCctacagtattacacacagacatgcgcatggaacttccatctgacatagcgcaagtgaacagcaatGTTAATGTTATTAAATGAATGTAAATTGTatagtattttgtctgtaatgtgtatatatatttattttttttacgtgTCGGACCCGAGTAAGACAAGCTGTTTCAAATGGagatctcaacaacaacaaaaagtgtgtgtgtgtgtgtgtgtgtgtgtgtgtgtgtgtgtgtgtgtgtgtgtgtgtcagctattTCCTCACCCgcccgcaattgctaataaccgcAACCGCCTGACTATATGTGAAAACCGGAGGCCCGCAAATATAGAAAATGCGCAATAGGCTTCAGTCAaagactgcaacaacaacaacaaaaaatttacAGGGGCTGCAGGAATTTCTTGTTACCTGATTTTAGATATGTTTCTGGTTCTAATTTCCAATattttgttagtcaacttgtctataattagatgcatgcagcttctcttctgtcgtTATATGTTGCATTAGAAGACTAAATCGACCCTTGTTAACCAGAATGAATGTCATAAATCGATAGAATGAACGAacgcttcaatctagttgacattcGTCAAGTTTTCTGTCTTTTGCGGAGCGGAAGACGTTGTAGGGACCGGGGAGAGAAAATACAACAACGCGACAAAAAATCACGATATTATTTTGACCGGTTGTAAAGGAAATAGAAACGACCCAACGTGTTAATGATAATATTTCAGTTCGGCTTTGATATTTTACGTGGTTGAAATAATAGCCGTTTCTATGAAGCTTTTATCATAAAGACGTTACGTCTACAGATGGTACCTAATTGAGCATTGCATTCATTCTCTCAAGACGTATAAATAAATCAATCACTCCTGTTCCCCAAGTCCAAATTTTGTGTATCATTTAACTGCAAGAAAatcttaattctgcaggagttaatgaTATTTGAGAGGTTaaagacctacagtcagtgtccagatttccgTTTCCATTTAACcggaacagtaggctacagttcccttgacgtgCCACGGACCTCATTTGAAGTCCTGTCTTGTGACTGTCTAACGTAGTCAGCACTGCTGTCACATCCTATTTTAAAACTTCAGTCCAATATTTTCCAAACACAACTTTTGTGGCCCTCACTCCCTTTTATTTTCAACTCTACATTTCGAGAGCTTTtgtcttattgaattaaacttcAACAGTGCCCTTTTTGCCTCCGTGGATTGACGTAAACGGGTTTTTGCCTGTTCCCAAAAGCAGTATTTGTCGATTGGCTGTGTAGGGTATTCGGCGTATGTACAGTTCAGCCCTAAAGCTTAGGCTTATACACTAATACCAGAGcctcaaataatgaaagaaaacctcaatgtagcctatagatataaaTTGCACAATAATGATTCATTTATGCATTTTTTTAAGGTATTGCTTGTCTTTTATTCAATCCGCCCTTTAGCCACATAATATTTATTGACGCTAAACCCCGTCCAACGCGCAGATATAACGGCGAATTATGACTCAACCCGCGCatcgtgtgtgtggtgtgtgcgtgcgtgtgtactaTCCTTGTGGTGAATAGAAgacctcacaaggatagtaaaacaaagaaAATATCTCATTTTTCCACAAGGAGAAAGGCTatttttggggttaaggttaggttagggtaaggggtaaAAGTATCGCAATATTTATTTTTCATGGCAAAATGAAAacggacgtgtgtgtgtgtgtgtgtgtgtgtgtgtgtgtgtgtgtgtgttcattccaTCAGGACTATGAGGACTTCTTCCAGTCCAAGGAGAACAACACTGTGTTTACATTCCTAGGTCTCAGCTCACCGCCCTCAGTAAaggtatgacacacacacacacacacacacactgtttgcaAGGGAAAGGTCTGAAGACTAAGGCTCCACTAGTTGTACAGCTACGGTGGTGGGGGGAGCCCTCGAAAGCTACAGGGCTGGGGGGGGCCCTCGGCAGCTACAGGGCTGGGGGGGCCCCTCCGGGCAGCTACAGGGCTGGGGGGGCCCCTCCGGGCAGCTACAGGGCTGGATGGGCCCTCCGGGCAGCTACAGGGCTGGATGGGCCCTCCGGGCAGCTACAGGGCTGGATGGGCCCTCCGGGCAGCTACAGGGCTGGATGGGCCCTCCGGGCAGCTACAGGGCTGGATGGGCCCTCCGGGCAGCTACAGGGCTGGATGGGCCCTCCGGGCAGCTACAGGGCTGGATGGGCCCTCCGGGCAGCTACAGGGCTGGGGGGCCCTCGGCAGCTACAGGGCTGGAGGAGCACACTTCCATTGTTCTCCTAGAGTGGCTGAATATGTTACTGTCTTCTAGACGACTCGTGTCTGATTCCTGAGAATATATAGGATGTTACTGTCTTGATAAATGACCCTGAGAAGGAACACAGTCTGAGTCACTCGTCCAGCAGACATCACATGGTCTGACcacatgtcccaaatggcaccttataggctctggtccaatgtagtgcactacctggGCTCTATAGGCTctggtccaatgtagtgcactacctggtctctataggctctggtctaacgtagtgcactacctgGGCTCTATTGGCTCTggtcaatgtagtgcactacctgggctctataggctctggtctaacgtagtgcactacct
Encoded here:
- the LOC139407908 gene encoding SH3 domain-binding glutamic acid-rich-like protein 2 encodes the protein MVIKVYIASSSGSVAVKKRQQAVVGFLESNRISFQEVDITNVEERRLWMYQHIPPEKHPDKGNPLPPQIFNGDCYCGDSES